The DNA sequence AACTTTTTTTGCCGCGGCGGGCTCGATTTCGCCGGCCAAAGCTCCGGCCACAATGAAAAGGGGCGGCCTTCGGGCCGCCCCGGCATAGCCTTGGGTCGAATACTAGTGCACTACCGCCAGCCTCTTGGCCGCTACCCGGCCGCCGACCTCGAGCCGCAGAATGTACACCCCGGCCGGCATGCCGCCCACCTCCAGCGCCGCGACGTGCTTGCCTTCGCTCAGCACCCGGTCCACCACCGTCGTCACCCGGCGTCCCGCCAGGTCGTACAGGCTCACCTTCACCGCCGCGGCCCCGGGTAGG is a window from the bacterium genome containing:
- a CDS encoding T9SS type A sorting domain-containing protein, whose translation is LPGAAAVKVSLYDLAGRRVTTVVDRVLSEGKHVAALEVGGMPAGVYILRLEVGGRVAAKRLAVVH